The following is a genomic window from Sphingobacterium spiritivorum.
GTGTAATATTTAAACACATCATAGAGTCTGCTCCATCTACAGGATGTAAATCCACCGCGACAACTTTTGCTCCATGCAAAGACAAATGCTTAAGAACTTCTTGGCCGATCAAACCTCCAGCTCCTGTTAGTATGATAACTCTATTTCTTAATCCTGCATACATAATTCTAAAATTCTATTAGCTTCTTCAACCGTGTTAAATGAACTATTACCATTTAATACAGTTTTAATAAAATAGTTCATTTGTGATTTATAAGTATCCTTAATTCTTTGTTCTGAAGAAAAGATTAACTCTCCATCCTTAGTAATTGTATTTCCCAACAGGTCTACCAAATAAGTTCCATTTTCAGAAACAATTTCCATTACTCTTTTAGCATCTTTTCTATAATAATTTAGAATAATAGACACTGTAAACCCTTTGTAACTCCATAAATAATTTGCATAGTCAAATGCTGTTATATCTAATGAGGAACTGTTAGAAAAAAACACTCGCCTTTCTATAGGCTCATTCCATAGCCAATAGATATAATCCAACTCATGAATTAAATCTATATGCACACCACCCCCCATTTCTCTATTTGCACTATACACTTTTCGAAAATCAATTCCAGGACGCCAATCTGGCAAATAAGATCCACAATAAACATTGACTTCGTTTATTCTTTCTGATTGAATCAAATGTTTTATTCTAATAATGGAATCTAAAAATCGAAGGTTGCAAGCAACATATGTTTGGAGATTCCTTTTCAAAATAGTGTCTAACAGAACTTTTGTTTCTATTGTGATTTTTGAGAATAATGGCTTTTCAATAAATAGTGGCTTTCCAAACTCAATTAATCCTTTTATAGTAATATAGTGAAATTCTGTAGGATT
Proteins encoded in this region:
- a CDS encoding Gfo/Idh/MocA family protein, which gives rise to MKVLIVGLGSIARKHIFALRELDNNVKIYALRSGNNSTSDIKEGVINIFDISELDMLVIDFIIVANPTEFHYITIKGLIEFGKPLFIEKPLFSKITIETKVLLDTILKRNLQTYVACNLRFLDSIIRIKHLIQSERINEVNVYCGSYLPDWRPGIDFRKVYSANREMGGGVHIDLIHELDYIYWLWNEPIERRVFFSNSSSLDITAFDYANYLWSYKGFTVSIILNYYRKDAKRVMEIVSENGTYLVDLLGNTITKDGELIFSSEQRIKDTYKSQMNYFIKTVLNGNSSFNTVEEANRILELCMQD